In Equus caballus isolate H_3958 breed thoroughbred chromosome 7, TB-T2T, whole genome shotgun sequence, one DNA window encodes the following:
- the LOC100630860 gene encoding LOW QUALITY PROTEIN: guanylate cyclase D-like (The sequence of the model RefSeq protein was modified relative to this genomic sequence to represent the inferred CDS: inserted 3 bases in 2 codons; substituted 1 base at 1 genomic stop codon), producing MYRVLVPSPPPDRGSKPPPRIQGAQPPSSLLALALACVLVLAGVTLACLFRLGIQQLQLARGSHWILLTAQELTFIHLPSSTQTRELWHKNLATCLGFFVAPGLCMVVLEHCAWGSLEDLPWNEALPLGWTFKASLLLVLLHGGRYLHHRHFPHGRLKSRNXVVDGRFVLKVTDHGYAELLEAQGAPRSWLAPEELLWTAPELVQGPGIPGRGTLRGDVFSISIILQEVLTRGSPYCSLGLSAEEIIRRVASPHPLCWPRVSPDHMPPECIRLMEQCWEEAPEDRPSLDQTYPQFKSINQGNKTSPADSMPRMLEKYSQSLEDLVRERTEELELERQRTESLLFQMLPPSKMGATMEPEHFDQVTTYFSDVVGFTIISALSEPVEVAALLNTLYTLFHAVLXSHDVYKVKTIGDAYMVALGLPRHNRSRHAAELANMALDTLSSVGDFRMRHAPTVPVRIRAGLHSDMGRGRGLCMVGVVGLTGLFGDTVNTASRMECTGLSYRIHVSRSTVXTLLSLDEAYRIDARGQTETKGQGVEEETWLAGKAGYPRPLPTHTDVKPGDPWQDLINQEIKMAFAQAHQCPARPWSLGKASAGP from the exons ATGTACCGTGTGCTTGTTCCCTCACCTCCCCCAGATCGAGGCTCCAAGCCTCCCCCCAGGATCCAGG GTGCGCAGCCACCGAGCAGCCTGCTGGCTCTGGCCCTGGCCTGCGTCCTGGTGCTGGCTGGTGTGACCCTTGCTTGCCTCTTCAG ACTGGGCATCCAGCAGCTGCAGCTGGCGCGGGGCTCCCACTGGATCCTGCTGACAGCCCAGGAGCTCACCTTCATCCATCTGCCCTCGAGCACACAG ACGCGGGAGCTGTGGCACAAGAACCTGGCCACCTGCCTGGGCTTCTTCGTGGCCCCCGGGCTCTGCATGGTGGTTCTGGAGCACTGTGCCTGGGGCAGCCTGGAGGACCTGCCGTGGAACGAGGCTCTGCCGCTGGGGTGGACCTTCAAGGCCTCACTCCTGCTGGTCTTGCTCCAC GGCGGGCGGTATCTGCACCATCGACATTTCCCTCACGGCCGCCTCAAGTCCCGAAA CGTGGTGGATGGACGCTTTGTACTGAAGGTCACTGACCATGGTTACGCGGAGCTCCTGGAGGCTCAGGGGGCTCCCCGCTCCTGGCTGGCCCCAGAAG AGCTGCTGTGGACGGCTCCGGAGCTGGTGCAGGGGCCCGGGATACCCGGGCGGGGCACCCTGAGAGGAGACGTcttcagcatcagcatcatcctGCAGGAGGTGCTCACTCGAGGCTCGCCCTACTGCTCCTTGGGGCTCTCGGCAGAAG AAATCATCAGGAGGGTGGCGTCTCCCCATCCCCTGTGCTGGCCACGGGTGTCTCCTGACCACATGCCACCTGAGTGCATCCGGCTGATGGAGCAGTGCTGGGAGGAGGCCCCTGAGGACAGACCCAGCCTGGACCAGACCTACCCCCAG TTCAAAAGCATCAATCAAGGCAACAAGACCAGTCCTGCTGACTCTATGCCGCGGATGCTGGAGAAGTATTCCCAGAGCCTGGAGGACCTGGTCCGGGAGCGGActgaggagctggagctggagaggcagaggacagagagcCTGCTCTTCCAGATGCTCCCTCC CTCTAAAATGGGGGCAACCATGGAGCCGGAGCACTTTGACCAGGTTACCACATACTTTAGCGACGTCGTGGGGTTCACCATCATCTCGGCCCTGAGTGAGCCCGTTGAGGTGGCAGCCTTGCTCAACACCCTCTACACGCTGTTCCATGCTGTTC GCAGCCACGACGTGTATAAG GTGAAGACCATCGGGGACGCCTACATGGTGGCATTGGGGCTGCCCCGGCACAACCGGAGCCGGCATGCGGCTGAGCTCGCCAACATGGCCCTGGACACCCTCAGCTCTGTGGGCGACTTCCGGATGAGGCATGCGCCCACCGTGCCCGTTCGCATCAGGGCTGGCCTGCACTCAGATATGGGCAGGGGCCGGG GGCTCTGCATGGTGGGTGTCGTGGGGCTCACGGGCCTCTTTGGGGACACTGTTAACACTGCATCCCGGATGGAGTGCACGGGGCTGT CGTACAGAATTCACGTCAGCAGGAGCACAGTCTAGACACTGCTCAGCCTGGATGAAGCCTACAGAATTGACGCCAGAGGCCAGACGGAGACGAAG GGCCAGG gggtggaggaggagacctGGCTGGCGGGGAAGGCAGGCTACCCCAGACCCCTCCCCACACATACGGACGTCAAACCTGG